In Nerophis ophidion isolate RoL-2023_Sa linkage group LG12, RoL_Noph_v1.0, whole genome shotgun sequence, a single window of DNA contains:
- the cib2 gene encoding calcium and integrin-binding family member 2 isoform X2, translating to MDYTKDPDCKLPLALIVNMPELKENPFRNRIVESFSEDGMGNLSFNEFVDMFSVLSEMAPRELKAIYAFKIYDFNVDNYLCKEDLEKTLNKLTKEELTPEEVQLVCEKTIEEADLDGDNKLSFADFENMISRAPDFLSTFHIRI from the exons ATGGACTACACCAAGGACCCTGATTGTAAATTACCTTTAGCTTTGATAGTCAACATGCCAGAGTTAAAG GAAAATCCATTCCGTAACAGGATTGTTGAGTCTTTCTCAGAGGATGGGATGGGGAATCTCAGCTTCAATGAATTTGTGGATATGTTCTCAGTCCTCAGTGAAATGGCTCCACGGGAACTGAAGGCCATTTACGCCTTCAAAATATATG ATTTCAATGTGGATAATTACCTTTGCAAAGAGGACCTGGAAAAAACTCTGAACAAGCTGACAAAGGAGGAGTTGACTCCTGAAGAGGTGCAGCTGGTGTGTGAGAAGACCATCGAAGAGGCCGATTTAGATGGAGATAATAAACTCTCCTTTGCCGATTTTGAAAATATGATATCAAGGGCTCCTGACTTCTTAAG TACCTTCCACATACGAATCTGA